A genomic window from Pyruvatibacter sp. includes:
- a CDS encoding pitrilysin family protein: MTARRTLTTATLLCAALALALFVTMRPAAAFEIEPVTGQSGITSWLVSEDAVPIVALEVLFHAGSHLDPEGKAGLADMTANLMTEGAGDLDSQAFAARLRDLNVSLSVSAGRDTIQIQMRTLSQNVEEAFELVRMALLEPRFDDTAIARVRAQSLAGLARDAEDPDTVAYRTFFADVFAGHPYASSPSGTPDSIAAITADDLRAYAAQAFARDNISVAVVGDISADALGLLIDKTFSALPETTQRNDPASVAPLTPGITLVERNNPQTVIVFGMDGMTRDDPDFIPAFVMNYVLGGGSFVSRMFKEVREERGLVYSVYTSLYPLSHGGLLLGYLASGNETAAQALDVARAQIAAVASDGITAEELDTAKTFLTGSYALRFDTSSSIAGQLAAIQFEDLGIDYVERRNALVEAVTLDDITRAAARLLNPDALRIVAVGAPQGLTATAEQPSAN; encoded by the coding sequence ATGACCGCGCGCCGAACCCTGACTACTGCAACATTGCTTTGTGCGGCCCTGGCGCTGGCACTGTTTGTCACCATGCGGCCCGCGGCTGCATTTGAGATTGAGCCTGTCACCGGCCAAAGCGGCATCACGTCATGGCTGGTGTCGGAAGACGCTGTGCCCATCGTGGCGCTTGAGGTGTTGTTCCATGCAGGCTCTCATCTGGACCCTGAGGGAAAGGCGGGCCTAGCCGACATGACCGCCAACCTGATGACGGAAGGGGCGGGCGACCTCGACAGTCAGGCGTTTGCAGCGCGCCTGCGCGACCTCAACGTGTCGCTGTCTGTCTCGGCAGGTCGCGACACCATCCAGATTCAAATGCGAACCTTGTCGCAGAATGTCGAGGAAGCCTTCGAGCTGGTGCGCATGGCCCTGCTTGAACCGCGCTTTGATGATACGGCTATCGCGCGCGTGCGTGCCCAGTCGCTTGCGGGCCTTGCCCGTGACGCTGAAGACCCGGACACCGTGGCCTATCGCACGTTCTTTGCAGACGTATTTGCAGGTCACCCTTATGCGTCGTCGCCCTCCGGCACGCCTGACAGCATTGCGGCCATCACCGCCGACGACCTGCGGGCCTATGCAGCGCAGGCGTTTGCCCGCGACAACATCAGCGTCGCCGTTGTCGGTGACATTTCGGCGGATGCGCTTGGCCTGCTGATCGACAAGACGTTCAGTGCGCTGCCGGAAACAACACAGCGCAACGACCCCGCATCCGTTGCACCGCTGACGCCGGGCATCACGCTCGTTGAGCGGAATAATCCGCAGACTGTCATCGTGTTCGGCATGGATGGCATGACCCGTGATGATCCCGACTTCATCCCGGCCTTCGTGATGAACTATGTGCTGGGCGGGGGCAGTTTTGTCAGCCGCATGTTCAAGGAAGTGCGCGAGGAGCGCGGGCTGGTTTATTCGGTCTATACGTCGCTCTATCCGCTTTCGCATGGTGGACTGCTGCTTGGTTATCTGGCGTCCGGCAATGAGACCGCCGCACAGGCGCTGGATGTGGCGCGCGCGCAGATCGCAGCCGTTGCCAGCGATGGCATCACCGCTGAGGAACTGGACACAGCCAAGACCTTCCTGACCGGCTCTTATGCGTTGCGGTTTGACACCAGCAGTTCCATCGCCGGGCAGCTTGCCGCCATTCAGTTTGAAGACCTGGGCATTGACTATGTCGAGCGTCGCAACGCGCTGGTGGAAGCTGTGACCCTGGATGACATCACCCGCGCCGCAGCCCGGCTGCTGAACCCCGATGCCCTGCGCATTGTCGCCGTCGGCGCACCGCAAGGTCTGACGGCAACAGCCGAGCAGCCCTCGGCCAACTGA
- a CDS encoding pitrilysin family protein, with protein sequence MRSTLHLSSALMLCLAMPLLVACGEDTPAPGDDAQVPAVDAVQSAAVQSAAVQDALPPQQYVPRPDGEERVVEATGQPIPESFTLDNGLQVVVIEDRRAPVVTHMVWYRVGSADEPRGKSGIAHYLEHLLFKGTEKFPQGEFSALVARNGGRENAFTSYDYTGYFQRVARDRLPLVMELEADRMTGIVLTPENTLSERDVILEERSARIENDPGALLAEQMNALLYLSHPYGTPIIGWEHEMAALTYQDALDFYRTYYDPANATLIVAGDINAAELFPLAVEFYGAVPSKGDMPDRVRPQDPPQRAARRVILEDARVEQPYMRRAYLAPSYANGAPGEAEALDVLSEIIGGGATARIYKSLVVDQKIAVNASGWYMGSSLDDGSIGFFAIPAEGVSLEAVEEAIDAEIATLIADGVTPEEVERARRTLVADAIFAQDSQQTMARSYGVAVSTGLTVEQAATWPDRVLAVTAEDVTAAARKYLLKERSVTGLLTRPEERS encoded by the coding sequence ATGCGCTCAACGTTGCATCTGTCATCCGCCCTTATGCTTTGCCTTGCCATGCCCTTGCTTGTGGCCTGCGGTGAAGACACACCGGCCCCTGGCGACGATGCACAGGTGCCCGCAGTTGACGCTGTTCAGTCTGCGGCTGTTCAGTCTGCGGCTGTTCAGGATGCGCTTCCGCCGCAGCAATACGTGCCCCGTCCCGACGGCGAGGAGCGGGTGGTGGAGGCCACCGGCCAGCCGATCCCCGAAAGTTTCACTCTCGACAACGGTTTGCAGGTCGTCGTCATAGAGGATCGCCGCGCGCCTGTGGTCACCCATATGGTGTGGTATCGCGTCGGCTCTGCTGATGAACCGCGCGGCAAATCCGGCATAGCTCACTATCTTGAGCATCTGTTGTTCAAGGGCACTGAAAAGTTTCCCCAGGGTGAGTTCTCGGCCCTGGTTGCCCGCAATGGCGGCCGTGAAAACGCCTTCACTTCCTATGATTACACCGGCTATTTCCAGCGCGTGGCGCGGGACCGGCTGCCACTGGTGATGGAACTTGAAGCCGATCGCATGACCGGCATCGTCCTGACGCCTGAAAACACCCTGTCTGAGCGCGATGTCATTCTCGAAGAGCGGTCGGCACGGATCGAAAACGACCCCGGTGCCCTGTTGGCCGAGCAGATGAACGCGCTGCTTTACCTGTCGCATCCCTATGGCACGCCGATCATCGGCTGGGAGCACGAAATGGCCGCGCTGACCTATCAGGACGCGCTGGACTTTTACCGGACCTATTATGACCCCGCGAATGCCACGCTCATTGTGGCGGGCGACATCAATGCCGCGGAACTGTTTCCCCTCGCTGTTGAGTTTTATGGTGCTGTTCCCAGCAAAGGCGACATGCCTGATCGCGTGCGCCCGCAAGACCCGCCCCAGCGCGCGGCCCGCCGGGTGATCCTTGAAGACGCCCGCGTCGAGCAGCCTTACATGCGCCGCGCCTATCTTGCCCCCAGCTACGCCAATGGCGCGCCAGGCGAGGCAGAGGCTCTGGATGTGCTCAGTGAAATTATCGGCGGTGGTGCCACGGCCCGCATCTACAAGTCGCTGGTGGTCGATCAGAAAATCGCCGTCAATGCCAGCGGCTGGTACATGGGCTCATCACTGGATGATGGTTCTATCGGCTTTTTCGCCATTCCCGCAGAGGGCGTCAGCCTGGAGGCGGTGGAAGAAGCCATAGACGCTGAAATCGCCACGCTCATAGCTGATGGCGTTACGCCCGAAGAAGTGGAGCGTGCCCGGCGCACCCTGGTTGCGGACGCAATTTTTGCGCAGGACAGCCAGCAGACCATGGCGCGCTCTTATGGCGTTGCAGTCTCAACGGGCCTTACCGTTGAACAAGCCGCCACATGGCCCGATCGGGTGCTGGCCGTCACTGCAGAAGATGTCACCGCCGCCGCCCGAAAATATCTGCTCAAGGAGCGCTCGGTTACAGGCCTGCTGACACGCCCGGAGGAGCGCTCATGA
- a CDS encoding DUF3035 domain-containing protein produces the protein MTQVIGFSGSRLKGLFAAIFAAGFLAGCGGGVEDALGLGKNPPDEFAIVTKAPLAIPPDFSLRPPVPGAPNRQARSAQEIAASALYPNRSTIPGSAVSGSAGEVALLEGAGATNASPEVRRLIENEYQSLIEADRSFADRIIFWQDRTPQPSAVDAQAEAQRLRQNDALGEPVTEGETPRIEPKQDRGLLEGIF, from the coding sequence GTGACACAGGTTATTGGTTTTTCAGGTTCACGCCTCAAAGGGCTGTTTGCTGCCATTTTTGCTGCCGGATTTCTCGCAGGCTGCGGTGGCGGCGTTGAGGATGCGCTGGGCCTTGGCAAGAACCCGCCCGATGAGTTTGCGATTGTCACCAAGGCCCCGCTCGCCATTCCGCCGGACTTCTCCCTGCGCCCGCCTGTGCCCGGCGCACCCAACCGGCAGGCCCGCTCGGCGCAGGAAATTGCCGCCAGCGCGCTATACCCGAACCGCAGCACCATTCCCGGCAGCGCCGTTTCCGGCAGCGCGGGCGAAGTAGCCCTGCTTGAAGGCGCAGGTGCGACCAATGCCAGCCCGGAAGTGCGTCGTCTGATCGAGAACGAATACCAGTCGCTGATCGAGGCGGACCGCAGCTTTGCCGACCGCATCATTTTCTGGCAGGATCGCACGCCCCAGCCCAGTGCCGTTGATGCCCAGGCTGAAGCCCAGCGCCTGCGCCAGAACGATGCTCTGGGGGAACCTGTGACCGAGGGCGAAACGCCGCGCATTGAACCAAAGCAGGATCGTGGCCTGCTTGAAGGTATCTTCTAG
- the lspA gene encoding signal peptidase II, with product MIEWLKRHARDAVTSVKNPEQHFRSGIILAVVLAVVDRLSKWAILYWVDLPARQKITITPFFDLTMVWNPGISYGLLPANSAWAVAVLVVFALTVVVALVVWLSRIEHRLLAVAVAMVIGGAVGNAYDRAIYGAVADFFSFHAFGYYWYVFNVADVAIVFGVVLLIWDSVFGPSAQSERDKRS from the coding sequence ATGATTGAGTGGCTCAAACGTCATGCGCGGGACGCGGTAACGTCTGTCAAAAACCCCGAACAGCATTTCAGGTCCGGCATCATTCTGGCGGTTGTGCTGGCGGTGGTCGATCGCCTCAGCAAATGGGCAATCCTGTATTGGGTTGATCTGCCCGCACGCCAGAAAATCACCATCACGCCGTTCTTTGATCTCACAATGGTGTGGAACCCCGGCATCAGCTATGGCCTGCTGCCGGCGAACTCGGCTTGGGCGGTGGCAGTGCTGGTGGTGTTTGCGCTCACAGTCGTTGTTGCGCTTGTTGTCTGGTTGTCACGTATTGAGCACAGGTTGCTGGCGGTTGCCGTTGCCATGGTCATCGGCGGGGCCGTCGGCAACGCCTATGATCGGGCCATTTACGGGGCCGTGGCAGACTTTTTCAGCTTCCATGCCTTTGGCTATTATTGGTACGTTTTCAACGTGGCTGATGTAGCCATCGTTTTTGGTGTAGTGTTGCTCATATGGGACTCGGTCTTTGGTCCCTCTGCGCAAAGTGAGCGCGACAAACGATCCTGA
- the ileS gene encoding isoleucine--tRNA ligase produces the protein MSETPDYRPTLFLPQTEFPMKAGLPAREPELLARWAELDLYARLREARKGAEVFSYHDGPPYANGNLHMGHALNKILKDMVCRSQSLLGRDASFVPGWDCHGLPIEWKVEEKYRNAGKNKDEVPVLEFRRECRDFAAHWVDVQREEFKRLGILADWDRPYTTMSNDAEAAIVTEFLKFAVSGALYRGSKPVMWSTVEKTALAEAEVEYHDHNSPTIYLAFPVQRSKSPFLAPDHDKRQPHLVIWTTTPWTIPANRAIAYAPDMSYVLLEGGHDGPRGLERKSYVIAEPLLEAFLKDTGLDQPQIVTTLKGTDLEGTVCAHPLRGQGYDYDVPALAADFVTDEQGTGFVHVAPGHGQDDYVLGMKHGIEVPHTVSEDGSYYDHVPLFAGKTVLRPNGKDGDANKSVMEALRATGHLVASGRLQHSYPHSWRSKAPLIFRNTPQWFISMEHDDLRKKALAAIDAVEWFPERGQARIRAMVESRPDWVVSRQRAWGVPLTIFVNKDTGDVLRDDAVNARIHEAVAMRGCDAWYDTDPQVFLGEAYKSDDYDQVMDILDVWFDSGSTHAFVLEDREDQTWPATLYLEGSDQHRGWFQSSLLESCGTRGVAPYQQVVTHGFILDETGKKMSKSGKNAMSPEKIIQQSGAEILRIWVASSDYQNDLVVGPTIIKACTESYRKLRNTVRFLLGNLAGFDDAERVSVADMQAAPEADGLGLELFILHRLSELDATVRQGYETYDFTRVFHALTNFCVTELSAFYFDIRKDALYCDAPDSLRRRAARTVMDEVFSCLTAWLAPVLSFTMEEAWLSRFPDEKGSVHLRTFPDVPEDWRNADLASRWQRLRQFRRVVTGALEVERREKRIGASLEGAPHVYVTDDAIRAALGDVPLDDLCITSDLTVMPAGASVPDGAFSLDDVRGVAVMPVHAQGEKCARCWKLLPDVGSNPHHPQTCSRCATAVAACSQTASA, from the coding sequence ATGTCTGAAACACCCGACTACCGCCCGACACTGTTTTTGCCGCAAACCGAGTTTCCCATGAAGGCGGGGTTGCCCGCGCGTGAGCCGGAGCTTCTGGCGCGCTGGGCCGAACTTGATCTGTATGCCCGGCTGCGCGAGGCGCGCAAGGGCGCTGAGGTGTTCAGCTATCACGACGGTCCGCCCTATGCGAACGGCAACCTGCATATGGGCCACGCCCTCAACAAGATATTGAAGGATATGGTGTGTCGTTCCCAATCGCTGCTGGGTCGCGACGCGTCCTTCGTGCCCGGCTGGGACTGTCACGGTCTGCCGATCGAGTGGAAGGTTGAGGAGAAATACCGCAACGCCGGCAAAAACAAAGACGAAGTGCCGGTGCTTGAGTTTCGGCGCGAGTGCCGCGACTTTGCCGCCCACTGGGTGGATGTGCAGCGTGAAGAGTTCAAGCGGCTGGGCATTCTGGCCGATTGGGATCGTCCGTACACCACCATGTCAAACGATGCCGAAGCGGCCATCGTTACCGAGTTCCTGAAGTTTGCCGTGTCCGGCGCGCTGTATCGCGGCTCCAAGCCCGTGATGTGGTCCACCGTTGAAAAAACTGCGCTGGCGGAAGCCGAGGTCGAGTATCACGACCACAATTCGCCCACCATCTATCTGGCGTTTCCCGTGCAGCGGTCCAAAAGTCCGTTTCTTGCGCCGGACCACGACAAGCGCCAGCCGCATCTGGTGATCTGGACCACCACCCCGTGGACCATCCCAGCCAACCGCGCCATCGCCTATGCGCCGGACATGAGCTATGTGCTGCTTGAGGGTGGCCACGACGGCCCGCGCGGCCTTGAGCGAAAATCCTATGTGATTGCAGAACCGCTGCTGGAAGCCTTCCTCAAGGACACCGGCCTCGACCAACCACAGATTGTCACAACCCTCAAGGGCACCGACCTTGAAGGAACCGTATGTGCGCACCCGCTGCGCGGGCAGGGCTATGACTACGATGTGCCCGCATTGGCAGCTGACTTTGTAACCGACGAACAGGGCACGGGCTTCGTGCATGTCGCCCCCGGTCATGGTCAGGACGACTATGTGCTGGGCATGAAGCACGGCATTGAGGTGCCGCACACAGTCTCTGAAGATGGCAGCTACTATGATCATGTGCCGCTGTTTGCGGGCAAGACCGTGCTGCGCCCCAACGGCAAGGATGGCGATGCCAACAAGAGCGTGATGGAAGCCCTGCGCGCGACAGGCCATCTGGTGGCGTCCGGCAGGCTCCAGCATTCCTACCCGCATTCATGGCGTTCAAAAGCGCCGCTCATTTTCCGCAACACGCCGCAGTGGTTCATCTCCATGGAGCATGATGACCTGCGCAAGAAGGCGCTTGCAGCGATTGATGCGGTTGAGTGGTTCCCTGAGCGCGGCCAGGCCCGCATCCGCGCTATGGTGGAAAGCCGGCCTGACTGGGTGGTGTCGCGCCAACGCGCCTGGGGCGTGCCGTTGACGATTTTTGTCAACAAAGACACCGGCGACGTATTGCGCGACGACGCTGTGAATGCGCGCATCCATGAAGCTGTTGCCATGCGCGGCTGTGATGCCTGGTACGACACTGACCCGCAGGTGTTTCTGGGCGAAGCCTACAAATCCGACGACTACGATCAGGTGATGGACATTCTGGACGTGTGGTTTGATTCAGGCTCCACCCACGCTTTTGTGCTGGAAGACCGCGAAGACCAGACATGGCCCGCCACGTTGTATCTTGAAGGCTCGGACCAGCACCGCGGCTGGTTCCAGTCGTCGCTGCTTGAAAGCTGCGGCACCCGCGGCGTTGCGCCCTATCAGCAGGTTGTGACCCACGGGTTCATTCTGGACGAGACCGGCAAGAAAATGTCGAAGTCCGGCAAGAATGCCATGTCACCGGAAAAAATCATTCAGCAGTCCGGCGCCGAGATTTTGCGCATCTGGGTGGCAAGTTCCGACTATCAAAACGACCTTGTGGTCGGCCCCACCATCATCAAGGCGTGTACGGAGAGTTATCGCAAGCTGCGCAACACGGTGCGTTTCCTGCTTGGCAATCTCGCAGGCTTCGATGATGCGGAGCGGGTGAGCGTGGCCGACATGCAGGCGGCACCAGAAGCCGACGGGCTGGGGTTGGAGCTGTTCATTCTCCACCGCCTGTCGGAGCTGGATGCCACCGTGCGTCAGGGCTATGAGACCTACGACTTCACCCGCGTGTTCCATGCCCTCACCAATTTCTGCGTCACTGAACTGTCAGCGTTCTATTTCGACATCCGCAAGGACGCGCTGTATTGCGACGCTCCTGACAGCCTGCGTCGCCGCGCTGCGCGAACGGTGATGGACGAGGTGTTTTCGTGCCTCACCGCGTGGCTTGCGCCGGTGCTGTCGTTCACCATGGAAGAAGCCTGGCTGTCGCGCTTCCCTGACGAAAAAGGGTCCGTGCATCTGCGCACGTTCCCGGACGTGCCGGAAGATTGGCGCAATGCGGATCTGGCAAGCCGCTGGCAGCGTCTGCGCCAGTTCCGCCGCGTGGTAACCGGAGCGCTTGAAGTTGAACGCCGCGAAAAGCGCATCGGTGCAAGCCTTGAGGGTGCGCCACATGTGTACGTAACAGACGACGCCATTCGCGCGGCGCTGGGCGATGTACCGCTGGATGATCTGTGCATCACCTCTGACCTTACCGTCATGCCTGCGGGCGCGTCCGTTCCCGATGGCGCGTTCTCCCTCGACGACGTTCGCGGTGTGGCGGTCATGCCGGTGCACGCGCAGGGTGAAAAATGCGCCCGCTGCTGGAAGCTGCTGCCAGACGTGGGCAGCAACCCGCATCACCCGCAAACGTGCTCACGGTGCGCAACCGCTGTTGCCGCGTGTTCTCAAACGGCGAGCGCGTGA
- a CDS encoding bifunctional riboflavin kinase/FAD synthetase — protein MRILRHYNKVPDAARGAVVAIGNFDGVHLGHQAVIAQARETARELGVPLAVLVFEPHPRQFFAPEAPFFRLSSFRAKVALLAGEGVQIVFALPFDADMAVLTAPDFVTDVLVRGMGAVQVVVGYDFCFGKGRAGDISVLRYMGEMEGFGVTVVSAKGARDGEVFSSTRIRDALSEGRVGDAAAMLGRPWFIEGRVLDGDKRGRTIGFPTANVPLDGLVTPKLGVYAVEVEIEDGPHAGTYKGVANLGRRPTFNKTDVLLEVNLFDFAGDIYGAHLRVSLIDFIRPEQKFDGLDALKAQIAKDASTARAVLGG, from the coding sequence ATGCGGATACTGCGTCATTACAACAAAGTGCCTGATGCAGCGCGCGGTGCCGTGGTGGCCATCGGCAATTTCGATGGCGTGCATCTTGGCCACCAGGCAGTGATTGCGCAGGCCCGCGAGACGGCGCGTGAGCTGGGTGTGCCCCTGGCTGTTCTGGTATTCGAGCCACATCCGCGCCAGTTCTTTGCGCCGGAGGCGCCGTTTTTCCGCCTGTCGTCATTTCGCGCCAAGGTTGCGCTGCTGGCCGGTGAAGGCGTGCAAATCGTCTTTGCCCTGCCGTTTGACGCCGACATGGCAGTTCTCACAGCACCGGATTTTGTCACCGACGTTCTGGTGCGCGGCATGGGTGCCGTGCAGGTGGTGGTCGGCTACGATTTTTGTTTCGGCAAAGGGCGCGCCGGTGACATTTCGGTGCTGCGCTATATGGGCGAGATGGAAGGCTTTGGTGTCACGGTTGTGTCAGCCAAAGGCGCGCGTGACGGCGAGGTGTTTTCATCAACCCGCATCCGCGATGCCCTGAGTGAGGGCAGGGTGGGGGACGCCGCCGCCATGCTGGGCCGCCCCTGGTTCATTGAGGGCAGGGTGCTGGATGGCGACAAACGCGGTCGGACCATCGGCTTTCCCACCGCCAATGTGCCCCTGGATGGTCTGGTGACGCCGAAGCTGGGCGTTTATGCGGTTGAGGTGGAAATAGAAGACGGGCCCCATGCGGGCACTTACAAGGGCGTGGCCAATCTGGGCAGGCGGCCGACCTTCAATAAAACCGACGTTTTGCTTGAAGTGAATCTGTTTGATTTTGCCGGCGACATCTATGGCGCGCATCTTCGCGTATCGCTGATAGACTTCATCCGCCCCGAGCAAAAGTTTGATGGTCTGGACGCTCTCAAGGCGCAAATTGCCAAAGATGCATCCACCGCGCGCGCCGTGCTGGGCGGATAG
- a CDS encoding response regulator, whose amino-acid sequence MAVNMSMPVLVVDDYKTMIRIIRNLLKQLGFQDIDEAADGTEALAKMKQRGYGLVISDWNMEPMTGYQLLKEVRSDETLKPTPFILITAESKTENVIAAKKAGVNNYIVKPFNAGTLKSKIEAVIGEF is encoded by the coding sequence ATGGCTGTGAACATGTCCATGCCGGTTCTGGTGGTCGATGACTACAAGACCATGATCCGCATTATCCGTAATCTCCTGAAGCAGCTTGGTTTTCAGGACATTGATGAAGCAGCCGATGGCACCGAAGCCCTGGCCAAGATGAAACAGCGCGGCTACGGCCTGGTTATTTCTGACTGGAACATGGAGCCGATGACCGGCTACCAGTTGTTGAAGGAAGTGCGCAGCGATGAAACGCTCAAGCCCACTCCGTTCATCCTGATTACCGCTGAATCAAAAACCGAAAACGTGATTGCCGCCAAAAAGGCTGGCGTGAACAACTACATCGTGAAGCCCTTCAACGCAGGCACGCTGAAGAGCAAGATCGAAGCGGTGATCGGCGAGTTCTAG
- a CDS encoding TIGR01459 family HAD-type hydrolase, whose product MSASFPVSTKLISDLSQIAPDYDAILCDVWGVIHNGQRPHDAACAALARFRRERGPVILVSNSPRPVEGIPPQLATIGVPEDAWDAIVTSGDATRMMVKEGDFGSRCFHLGPQRDHLLFEAMNVTRSGDAEAPADFIICTGPWDDETETAEDYRSLFAGLISRKLPMICANPDLVVERGDRLITCAGALAKLYGDMGGTAHYAGKPHPPIYRLAREMLANLGVQQPPDAWNRVLFIGDGLPTDIPGAQAQGLDALFITSGIHAGEFGSDPDHPDADKLTAVLSRAGLSPQHAMPRLVWK is encoded by the coding sequence ATGTCAGCATCATTTCCGGTTTCCACCAAACTCATTTCCGATCTGTCGCAAATTGCGCCCGACTATGACGCGATCCTGTGCGATGTGTGGGGCGTAATCCATAATGGCCAGCGCCCGCATGACGCAGCCTGCGCCGCTCTGGCCCGGTTTCGGCGCGAGCGGGGGCCGGTCATTCTCGTCTCCAACTCGCCGCGTCCGGTGGAAGGCATTCCCCCTCAACTCGCCACTATAGGTGTGCCGGAGGATGCCTGGGACGCCATCGTCACATCAGGTGATGCAACACGCATGATGGTGAAGGAAGGCGATTTCGGCAGCCGCTGCTTTCACTTGGGACCGCAGCGCGACCATTTGCTGTTTGAGGCAATGAATGTCACCCGGTCAGGTGATGCGGAGGCACCCGCAGACTTTATCATCTGCACCGGCCCGTGGGACGACGAGACGGAAACAGCAGAGGATTACCGCAGTCTGTTTGCCGGACTCATATCCCGCAAGCTGCCGATGATCTGCGCCAACCCTGACCTTGTCGTGGAGCGTGGTGACAGGCTGATTACCTGCGCGGGGGCGCTGGCAAAGCTCTATGGCGATATGGGCGGCACGGCGCACTACGCAGGCAAGCCGCACCCGCCGATTTATCGGCTGGCCCGCGAGATGCTGGCAAATCTGGGCGTGCAGCAACCGCCCGACGCATGGAACCGCGTGTTGTTTATCGGCGATGGATTGCCGACAGATATTCCCGGCGCACAGGCGCAGGGGCTTGATGCCCTGTTCATTACGTCAGGTATTCATGCGGGCGAGTTTGGGTCAGACCCGGATCATCCCGATGCGGACAAACTCACAGCCGTGCTGTCGCGCGCAGGGCTTTCGCCGCAGCATGCCATGCCACGTCTTGTCTGGAAATAA
- a CDS encoding EAL domain-containing protein produces MPSRFNNGLIFASYAMIITGMTVALHRAAGVELSSAILIGAVALLFAGQVHALAGRIFERTTSDAELRGLRAVTASMSRDLEIMREQVAELETALDTQTSLRNEQLSSEVRLVETLVKGLAESVEAGMGGGTSAPAKPSRRAGDRVSPPVADQTLLPLSNADAKAVTEGEMIETIRASLEANRVDLYLQPIVTLPQRRIRFYEGLTRLRGSEGEIIMPGDYMRVAEPAGMMPVVDNLLLFRCVQVVRRLVARNREIGVFCNISAHSLLDSEFFPQFVEFMEHNADLTKHLYFEFSQAAVDGLGPIEKASLEALHARGFRFSLDHVRRLDMNLSDLYDAGFRYVKVPAPLLLGDLRGTGSLVRADDIKALFERNGLDLIAERIEDERAAVGVLDLNINYGQGFLFGEPRAVREDALSAPADPKANAAEELRMARVS; encoded by the coding sequence ATGCCGTCCCGTTTCAACAACGGCCTGATCTTCGCGTCTTATGCCATGATTATCACTGGCATGACGGTGGCGTTGCATCGCGCGGCGGGTGTCGAGCTGTCGTCTGCGATTCTCATTGGTGCTGTCGCCTTGCTGTTTGCCGGGCAGGTCCACGCGCTGGCGGGACGCATTTTTGAGCGCACCACGTCAGACGCTGAGTTGCGCGGCCTGCGTGCCGTGACCGCCTCCATGAGTCGCGACCTTGAAATCATGCGCGAGCAGGTGGCTGAACTGGAAACCGCGCTGGATACTCAAACCTCGTTGCGCAACGAACAACTGTCATCGGAAGTGCGCCTCGTTGAAACGCTGGTCAAGGGGCTGGCTGAAAGTGTCGAGGCCGGAATGGGCGGGGGCACAAGCGCGCCCGCAAAACCTTCACGCCGCGCGGGTGATCGGGTATCGCCGCCCGTCGCCGATCAGACACTGCTGCCGCTCAGCAATGCCGACGCGAAGGCTGTCACCGAAGGCGAAATGATCGAGACCATTCGCGCGTCGCTCGAAGCAAACCGCGTTGACCTTTATCTTCAGCCCATTGTCACCCTGCCGCAGCGGCGCATACGGTTCTATGAAGGCCTCACGCGCCTGCGCGGCAGTGAAGGCGAAATCATCATGCCCGGCGACTACATGCGCGTGGCAGAACCCGCCGGCATGATGCCGGTGGTGGATAATCTTTTGTTGTTCCGCTGCGTGCAGGTGGTGCGCCGACTGGTGGCACGCAATCGCGAAATTGGCGTATTCTGCAACATCTCCGCGCACTCGCTATTGGACTCCGAGTTCTTTCCGCAATTCGTTGAGTTCATGGAGCACAATGCGGATCTGACAAAGCATCTGTATTTCGAGTTCTCGCAGGCCGCCGTTGATGGGCTCGGCCCGATCGAAAAAGCCAGCCTCGAAGCCCTTCACGCGCGCGGTTTCCGTTTTTCTCTTGATCACGTGCGCCGTCTCGACATGAACCTCAGCGACCTCTACGACGCAGGCTTCCGCTATGTGAAAGTGCCTGCCCCGCTGTTGCTGGGAGATTTGCGCGGCACCGGCTCCCTGGTGCGTGCCGACGACATCAAGGCGCTGTTTGAGCGCAATGGCCTCGACCTGATCGCCGAGCGCATCGAAGACGAACGCGCTGCTGTGGGCGTGCTTGATCTCAACATCAACTATGGTCAGGGATTCCTGTTCGGGGAGCCGCGTGCGGTGCGGGAGGACGCGCTCTCCGCCCCTGCTGATCCCAAAGCCAACGCTGCCGAAGAACTGCGGATGGCCCGCGTCTCATAG